The sequence TGTGCaggaaaaggatttttaaaatgtgGATATTGTGGTAAAAACAGATGTGAAgcatattatattgatatattgtgtttaacattttaatatagtgTGCctaactttttaaagaaatgggtttatcattttgatatattgtaacaatttttgttactttattatgatgtttttatgtgattttatagaataaattattaaattttttttaactttctttaCAAATACAactatttcttcatttcagttatTATGTAGAAACCCTGACGTTTTTTTCTAGTGCTTATACATAatctctgaaaatttcagggattctacataatcactaAACTAGCcagtgattctacataatccctgaaaatttcagggattcaacataatcactgattatacaaatacactgtaacatatatatgtaaagtgATACTTTATTTCTGGATTATTAGATTGAATTTTATACGTTGATTTTAATGTTCTGTGGTATAAGAATCGTATAATTGTAATTTGAATAGTTctgtgatatatttttgttgttgcggTGTTTTGTGGTATTCTTTGGTGTTCTGAGGTAAAACTACGCCCTGGAATTAGCCTTGCATCAATAATTTTCTCTGTACACGAATTAAACGTATGGccaaattcaatatttacaaaacattaaaatattacattgtgTCTctctttgatttaaaaaaaacaaacaaaaaaaaacattacttttaatttcGTAAAGcaaagaagatcaaagaagaccaccattaaaaatgtttttattaagaTATCATATCCAATCCgtctttgtttattatctttcaTACGTTTTGGAAATACCCTTCGTTTTTCgttattctatttttagtcagTTTCTGATCAGATACGATCAAGTGTCCATTGCAAAGAGGAAGAAATATACAGGTTTGGATAGTTAGTTATTTTAGCCAATATTTATCCcgttttttattataaaacattcGCCTACAAAGGATGTGCATACTGCAAATTATCAAGTAGATTGATTATTGACAGTACATTTATATTGCCTGATATTAACAGTCGTACTGAATtagacaaaattcaaaaaacttCTACCGATATGTGCTATAGGCTGCATACCGAGAGAACTTGTATTCTGCAGAAATTGTGAATCCGTCCTTTGaactgtatataatatataaaaaggttatataatatttaaatgtataaaatttgtgATTGATCAGACTAGTATTTTATATTACCCAGTATTGCCCAATATTACCCACTAAAAACCAGTAAAACCCAGATTTTCCCAGTATTTCCCACTGGGCTGGACAATACTCATAAAACCCAGGTTTCTGCCCACCCTGGTGAATGGAGTCGCAAATACCTGACAGTACtctatgaattattttttttgtaattttttacatgttttaaaaaataattatgacgtctggcaagggtattttatattttgttctgaGACGCCTTCGTCATAGGAAGGCATCccagaaagaagaaaaaaatagccttgccagacgtcataattatttggactatatTAAGCTGTAATACTATGAAACTACACCAAAACTTGACTatcttatattaaaataagcttaaaaaattatattgccCAGTAATGCCCAGTAGTCCACATTTCTGGGAGTATTGCCCAGCCTGGGCAGGTAATACTTTGCCAACCCTGCCATTCACAGGTagtgcctgcctcatattactttttgacaatttgcGATAAAGAgggaaattttgtatatatatatatatatatatatttgaaaagatCTAAGAAAATGTGCACTTTCAATACAAAACTATCAAATAAGTACAGTAATGATACACCAATATAGAATAGTCCCAGCCCAGGTGgaggatcaatgcatttgaatggtaACATGTAGTTCCCCTTCCctcttttgtcctgggttaggaaacCCCCTTTTTGAAATGGCTTGATCCACCCCTGGGTATAACATTGTTATTAGGAGATACATGAATGTTTTAAGCCATTTATCAGATCATccaatactgtttttttttgtcaaagtatAATTCTCTGGTCTGAAAAGGATTtgatatattcattttataattatttcaactTATAAAAGGATGGTAAAGGGGGTACTGAACAcgaaaacacatgaaataaaaatcttaaaaatattgcatgaagaataaaaatcagtaaaaacaaagcaagagaaataaaattgtaaatatttaggaAAAGGTACCAGAAATTATTACTCAGCCACTCTTGGAGATCATGCAGCTATTATTAATGAACACGAAGACCTTGCGGTCACCTTTTAACATCCTCTACTTGCATCGTAGTTGAAAAAACCCAAATATTCCTAATAATTTGATGGACTTCATTAATACCATAATCCATTCATGTTGCAAAAGTAGAATGGTAACAGTATACATCAATTTCTATTAGATTACACAATTTTCAGAAGGTACTTTATATAGCACACCGActtttcaaatcaaatcaaatttttatcaaatgcacGACATGTACACAATGTACGAGAAATTTAGAGCATggatataaaacacaaaaaataaacaaggaGAAACAAGAAGCACACAAATTGAGCCAAACATGAGAAAACATGAAATGACACgtcaaaacaagaaataaaacgAATGTGGAATACACAGCTATAAATATACATCTAACATTCTAAACATTTTGCTAAAATTAAGTGCTTAATACTTCTACCTATCATTTCAAGTCCATTGGTTTTTAAAGAGTCAGAAATaatgaataaagataaaatttagtttttatgcAAAACAAACTTTCTCTTAAAAGAAAAGGAGTAACTTATTTACCATAAAAACCATCTCATTTTGACCTTTTAGCATGCATgtcatattaaataaaacagGTTGAAGGGTGAACATTGCATTAGCATCATAAGTATATGATATATGCATGTTACATGTAATTGATGAAATTTGgaccatacatgtacattgtaggaGCAATTACGGTCTCAAACAGCAATATTGTTGCCACAgtgataatataatataaagtaaTTAAAGAAGATATGGCTCAGCTTGATCAGAGTGATTCTGTACCTGTTACTTTAGAAGAACAAACATCCCTAAAACAAGGACCTATGACTAATGGTAGTAAACAACTAGAAAGGTACATATATTCTTACTCTTTTGATTTCTTTGCATAATATACTAATTTTTTTATCTAAGAACTCcatcaaatatatttacaggatatccatacatgtatattaaaatcttaaattagtttTATAAATGCCACTTTTCACTTACCGCTATGAGGACTTACAGGATTGCTAAAATCTCTGCCACAAACTGTATGCATAATTTATCTGTATTCATGGTATTGAATTTGTTCAAgataaatcaaaatgaatgtcaatatacataaatttaatgATTCGTGGCTATGCAATAGAACAGCACATACCTATTTACATTACACaatgcaatacaataaaaaaaatatgttatatatttatagtatttGATATAGCTAAAGTAACGAATAAATTTTACGGTATGATTATAGTATTTAACATAGCTAAATTTTAATTTGCTGAAATGGTGCATAGCAGGCAAATATTTATAACTCCTCCTGCTTATTATTGCATGTTCCAGTTCAGGAAACAGGAGAACATATTgggtaaaatgtaaaataaatatttgtatagcTCAACTGGCCTAGAAGTCCATGTGAGCTTTTACCATCCCTTTGTGTCTGGAATCTCTGGATTTATTTCAACTAAACTTGGGCTGAATTATCCTTAGCTAGGAAATGTAGCATAAAACTGTTTTATCCATCCAAAAAAGGTGTTATTGCccctgtgtatgtagatttttacccattttaaagattttttgctGAAACAAAGATAGAAAGACAGTCTCTAAAATAAATGTTCAGCACCATATGATCTACAAATCAGACTTGTAAACTTCATTTGTCAACCAGCTCTTTAAGAAGTTATTACCCCTGAATGATGATTATTATCatcaatttttgcatttttgtcaaaaatactGGTCTGAAGTTGAAGAGAatcttttaaaaagcaaaacagaTCAGCAAATTAAAATTGGCAGGAGAGTCAAGATGGCCAAATGATTACATTAATAGTagaatttatttatgttgtagGATTTAATGCCATTacttaatttaattatttcatttcaaaaactttgataaatacCGTAGGTATCTTAACTGTGAACATTTAAGTACATGAAGATAATTATCAGTAAAAGACCTGAAAATTTGTCCAAAATAGcatctacaaataagtaaatataaCTGATTGTAATAAACAAGAATTACAAAAGTGGCACATTTTTTACAAGGAGAAGGATTCAGACTTGTTTATGCAATACCATATaaatgagaagatgtggtatgtctgccaatgagacaactttttaaAAGGGACCAAAATGACTTAATAATTACAAGTCACTGTATGACCtccaacaatgagaaaagccaaAACCACATTAtaagtcagctacaaaaggccaggaaatgacaaatgtaagacaattcaaaccagaaaactattggccttatttatgtacaaatgtgtaacacatcaacaaatgacaaccactgaatgacAGGCTTGGGCAATGTTGTGACAGACACAAACATACaatcatacaaaatatagctgGGCTAAAcatttagccatggcattgtcagtttattttcgattcatgagtttgactgtccctttcgtatcttttgtccctcttttagcTGGTGACTTACCCTCCCCCTAATCTAGAACAGTGATAAAACGGTTCAACAAAATGACAAGCTATGAAGATCAGTTGAaaaagcttaactcatcagatggatacaaatagaaatacatcttaCAAAAACACAGGGAGGATGTGGCCGGGTGCTTGTACATCTctacaacaaaaagacacttagtgctgatctgagagtactccCAGTTACTGAGAAGCTAATCCATATCTGCATTGTTTTCCAAGTTTAAAACCTTGTTAAGCCctataaaagtgtcattgtgttaaaaaaaaatcaccaattaAGGTCTGtctaaatgtttaaatacttattttgtcatataaaaacATCAGTTTAAGATCACGAGAAATTTTGGTTGATTGAGTTTTCCAAATGgttttaatatatagatataggaagatgtggtgtgagtgccaatgagacaactctccatccaaataacaatttaaaaagtaaaccattataggttaaagtacggccttcaacacggagccttggctcacacccaacaacaagctataaagggccccaaaattactagtgtaaaaccattcaaacgggaaaaccaacggtctaatctatataaacaaaacgagaaacgagaaacacgtatatattacataaacaaacaacaactactgtacatcagattcctgacttaggacaggtgcaaacatttgcagggggattaaacgttttaatggatccaaaccttctccctttttctgaaacaatagcataacatcacaacatagtcTTAAATATATCTAACTAGTCTACCTATTTTTgtttactgtggatttattaatattcattggataccaattttcgtggatttcgtgggtacaagggaaccacaattttaaaaattcaacgAATTGCAAATATTCTAAAGGAATTATGCAGACTTTTGAAAACCATGCAATTCAGTATCCAAGAATATGCCAGTTTTGATCAACCACGAAAATTAATACCCACGAAAAtatatgaatccacagtacttagAGTATAGATTGTGCAGTTGCAATTGATAGTTTTGGtgtaaaaacttttttaatatgcaattttatttttataagtgtGACCAATTCAGGCCTAAGTACAATATCTAAAAGCCATTTGAACCAAGATATATATCCAATTAGTTCTGGGATAGCAGTTGTGATCAACAACATAGAATTCAAGGGGGATTTGAATTTACCTGACCGTAAAGGAAGCGATGTTGATGCCTCATCTCTGTTCCAAAGATTCCAGGAACTTGGTTTTGATAGTGATCTTTTAAATGATGCCAGTACTGAAGAtatgaatgaaaaattcaaagaaagTAAGAAATAATAAGGCAGTTTTGAGATGAGAATTGTACACTTCatgaaaaagtataaaatttatAACTAACCCTATGAGTTGTTATCTATAAACTTACAGTTTAGTCTTTGTTGAATGGTAgatcttttaatatatattcaatcaagttatttatcatgttaatgAGATTGGtatttatagaataactaatcgaagaattcaaatagagaaaatttttgaacaagagaccaaaaacaCATTAATTCACGAATACCTGTAGCGCATGAGCTAATTATCAGTGTTGTTTGGTcacgagttgaatatttttcgatatttgaattctttgattagttattctttttattacattggcaaatggctcttttttagctcacctggcccaaagggccaagtgagcttttctcattactTTGCATCCGTtgtcgtcatcatcatcattttcgtctgttaatttttacaaaaatcttctcctctgaaactactgggccaaattaaaccatggctaaaaatagaacatagggctaaaatgcagtttttggcttatatctcaaaaacaaaagcatttacagcaaatctgacaaggggtaaaattgtcaattagGTCAAGAGctatctgccctgacattttcagatgaattggacaatccattgttaggttgctgcccctgaattggtaattttaaggaaattttgcggtttttggttattatcttgaatattgttaaagatagagataaactgtaaacagcaataatgtacagcaaagtaagaccataaaataagtcatcatgaccaaaatggtccattgaccccttaaggagttattgccctttatagtcaatttttaaccattttccgttaatcttagttatcttttacaaaaatcttctcctctgaacctaccaggccaaattaatacaaacttgaccacaatcatcttcggggtatttagtttaaaaaatgtgtggtgtgacatggtcaaccaaccaagatggctgccatggctaaaaatagaacataggggtaaaatgcagtttttggcttataactcaaaaccaaagcatttagaccAAATCTGactcctttaggagttattgccctttatagtcaatttttaacaattttcatgaagtttgtaaatttttactatcattttccactgaaactactgggccaagttcaatatagataaaaataattgtaagcagcaataatgttcagtaaaataagatgtacaaacacttcaccatcacaaaaacataattttgtcatgaatccatctgcgtcctttgtttaatattcacataaaccaaggtgagcgacacaggctctttagagcctctagttatttttaaaaattgttttacatcagTCATGTTTAAGTTGTTTATTGCTAATTATATAGTATGGGCTTTGTTGGTTATTGAAGGATATACAGTCATCTATAGCTGCTAAGAGTAACATTCACTTCATTTAGCCTCTGttggatatatatttgtcaaataGGCTAACAAGACTAATTAAGGAGTTAAAGTACTGCATGTCAGTGTTGCAAATCTTTagcagatagaaaaaaaatgatatataaaggAAAATGAATATTGCACAAAATATTcagttgatataaaaatgtgCTTTCCGAAgaataatttggtaaaatttaaagttttgcaTTGAAGTTAAaccaattattttatatttttcatctttGTAGTAAAAGATGACAAagagaatttaaagaaaacaggCTGCCTGATTGTTGCTTTGTTGACACATGGTAATGAGGACAGCGTTTATATGACAGATATGTCTGTAAAGATCAAAACAATAATGGATGAATTCAATGCAACAAACTGTCCAGAACTTATTCTAAAGCCAAAGGTTTTCATTTTCCAGGTAAAATATACTGATCCCAAATGTCTTAGTTTCACTGCATCATCATGCTTTGTTGGACTTCAAAAACTTTTCCAATTATaaactaaaaaatcaaaatatctgTAGGAACCAAATTAAGAAAACACTTTGTTTACTTTAGTGCAGTACAGAAATGagattaaaattatttcaagaaGTTTATATTTGTGGAAGGGTTTCtaaaaaaatttcataaaaataatttttgtcttGATAGATTAGaaataagattaaaattttTCCAAAGAGTAGTTTAgtattattgttattgtaaatttaaggtatttgttaaatatatttttcaacaaaaattgtagGCCTGTAGAGGAGGAGGATTAGGACGTGGAGTAAACAGAAAGGTTATAAGAGATCCAAACCAGGCAGATGCTGGTGCTGAATATGATGCATATGATGAGCTATATGGAGAAACAATACGTATTCCAAATGAAGCAGATTTCTTAGCAGTGTATTCTACTTCTGATGGTTAGTGTAGTATATCAGTATTAATGGTTGCACTATTCAAAAGAATTGAAGTGTAGTGCTTATAATTACCAtgggggaaagggggggggcaCTTCCTATGTACAAGGTGTTAGGATGTGGTACTGCACTAGGTCATATTTTGCAGCTGCTAAGTATGTGAAATAAATATAGGTGAGGAAAACtattacaaatgtatgataAGGTAACTAAAGTTTCCATAACTTAATATATCAAAAGCCCTGAAATGTTTTCACAGCTAAAAGTCTCGTCATAAACTACATTACTTAAGGAACCTGAGACACTTTTACAACACACCACAAAAAAACCACACCACATGAAACCCAACCAATATTGgaaaatgtgacattttttcctaCTTCATAATATATGAAAAGGCTCTTATAACATTTCCTTGTTATTGTTTACATGACACATGTGGTTAGAAATAAATGTTGAACTGAATGAAATGGATACTAAATATTACAacaacaaactagaggctctcaagagcctgtatcgctcacctgattctacttgggtttttgaaatcatataaaaaaatataaaatttggctaaaagtgacaacacaacctcatttataagaaaaggaacatgtttaatttcattcaaaagtcccccactggcggccatcttggatgacggatcggctacaaagtaacaacacttggtcagcacctcataaggaacattcatgccatgtttggttttattccattcagtggttctctaaaagaagtcatttgtatgcatttcccatagggtcctatgttaaactaagttccctgctggcggccatcttggatgatggatcagctacaaagtaacaacacttggtcagcacctcataaggaacattcatgcaatgtttggttttattccattcagtggttctctaaaagaagtcatttgtatgcatttccttatagggtcctatgttaaactaagtcccccgctggcggcaatcttggataatggatcggctacaaagtaacaacacttggtcagcaccacattaggaacattcatgccatgtttgatttcattccattcagtggttctctaaaagaagtcatttgtatgcatttcccatagggtcctatgttaaactaagtcccacgctggcggccatcttggatgatggatcagctacaaagtaacaacacttggtcagcaccacataaggaacattcatgccatgtttggtttcattccattcagtggttcactagaagaagtgatttgtatgcatttccaatagggtcctatgttaaactaagtcccccgctggctgccttcttggataatggatcagctacaaagtaacaacacttggtcagcactccataaggaacattcatgctatgtttggtttcattccatttagtggttctctagaagaagtcatttgtatgcatttcccatagggtcctatgttaaactaagtcccccgctggcggccatcttggatgatggatcggctaaaaagtaacaacacttggtcagcatcccataaggaacattcatgctatgtttggttttattccattcagtggttctctaaaagaagtcatttgtatgcatttcccatagggtcctatgttaaactaagtccccggctggcggctatcttggatgatggatcagcaacaaagtaacaacacttggtcagcacctcataaggaacattcatgccatgtttggtttcattccattcagtggttctctaaaagaagtcatttgtatgcatttcccatagggtcctatgttaaactaagtcccccgctggcggccatcttggatgatggatcggctacaaagtaacaacacttggtcagcaccccataaggaacattcatgctatgtttggttttattccattcagtggttctctaaaagaagtcatttgtatgcatttcccatagggtcctgtgttaaactaagtcccctgctggcggccatctttgatgatggatcggctacaaagtaacaacacttggtcagcaccacataaggaacattcatgccatgtttggtttcattccattcagtggttcactaaaagaagtcatttgtatgcatttccaatagggtgctatgttaaactaagtccccgctggtggccatcttggataatggatcggctacaaagtaacaacacttggtcagcactccataaggaatgaatattcatgctatgtttggtttcattccatttagtggttctctagaagaagtcatttgtatgcatttcccatagggtcctatgttaaactaagtcccccgctggcggccatcttggatgatggatcggctacaaagtaacaacacttggtcagcaccccattaggataattcatgctatgtttggttttattccattcagtggttctctaaaagaagtcatttgtatgcatttcccatagggtcctatgttaaactaagtccccggctggcggccatcttggatgatggatcggcaacaaagtaacaacacttggtcagcacctcataaggaacattcatgccatgtttggtttcattccattcaatggttctctaaaagaagtcatttgtatgcatttcccatagtgtcctatgttaaactaagtcccccgctggcggccatcttggatgatggatcggctacaaagtaacaacacttggtcagcacctcataaggaacattcatgccatgtttggttccattccattcagtggttctctagaagaagttcaaaatgtaaattgttaacgacgacgacgacggacgacgacggacgacgacgacgacggacgacggacgccaagtggtgagaaaagctcacttggcccttcgggccaggtgagctaaaaatgagcACAACATTAACTTTGCAAAATTTACATTCTACCTATACTTATGCCTTTACAAAAGACATTGAtcaatatatgttatttttaaacaagttttatttttttccaaaatatgttattttgaaatttgagttATAGTTGTTGTGCATAATTGTAGATGtgcataatatatatttaagtgaatctttgttataacaaaattattctCTGTGTCATAATCGTTGGCTGTCCACCATTTACAAGTGGAGAATACTCCTAAATTAAGTGCTGCTATGAAAATTTCATTGTATGATGTTATTTTCTTTCCAATAGGTTATGGATCTTTCCGGAACACAGAGAAAGGGTCACCATTTGTACGCAAGTTGTCAGAAGAGCTCCTAAAGATGAAGCCAACAGATGATTTCTACAAAATTTTGACCAGAGTTAATAAGAGTGTTGGAATGGGATATAAGCCAAACTTTCCCAATGCTGGTGATGTTACCCAGATGCCTTGCTTCATTTCACATCTTACAAAGGAATTGTACTTGAAACAAATTCATTAGAAAATTCACCCATACCATGCTAAAAGACTGATGACaatcatataaataaagatttctGATTTAAAAAGCAGTTCCAGCTGTTTATCTGTCATCAATATAAGATTTCTGTATATCAAAACTGAATACCATATGTAAGCAAtgtcataattaaaaatattgtttaagtaaaagataaaatcatGGTCATAgctttaaacatataaatgtgAACTAATAGCAAacttgtacattgtatataacatgTAAGGTAGCAGTGAACCAAGTCCATAATgattcatttttgtcgagccttcaacTTTAGTCGAAAATGCAAGACTAAGCAATCCTACTTTCTGTCGTCTTCAGTGTCGTCGgtggcgtccacaaatattcactctgtggttaaagtttttgaaattttaataactttcttaaactatactggatttctaccaaacttggacagaagcttggttatgatcataagatagtatccagaagttaattttgtaaaaataaaattccatttttttctgtattcaattataaatggacttagtttttttctgcggggaaacattacattcactatgtggttaaagtttttagaattttaataactttcttaaactatccttggtttgtgcagtccgtccgtccgtcagtcctgtttcttgtcatcgcaactcctcttaaaccacacaacagaatttcacgaaaccttttcagataataaggacatactatgtagttgtgcatatcgacgggaaaatgcgattcaattttttttctaggagttatgcccctttgaacttatttactttaatgtactactgcaacagtttgtcatcgcaacttctctcaaaccacacaacagaatttcacgaaaccttttcagataatgagggcatactatgtagttgtgcatatcgacgggaaattgcgattcaattttttttctaggagttacgcccctttgaacttatttactttaatgtactactgcaactgTTTGTCATcccaactcctctcaaaccacacaacagaattttacgaaaccttttcagataatgaggacatactatgtagttgtgcatatcgacaggaaattgcgattcaattttttttctaggagttatgcccctttggaCTTATTTActtcaatgtactactgcacagtttgtcatcgcaactcctctcaaaccacacaacagaatttcacgaaaccttttcagataatgaggacatactatgtagttgtgcatatggacgggaaattgcgattcaatttttttttctaggagttacgcccctttgaacttatttgcttcaatgtacttctgcaacagtttgtcatctcaactcctgaaaccacacaacagaatttcatgaaattttgtagataataaggacataccatttagatgtgcatattggcaggaaattaatttttcttatacaatttgtttttcttacacttatttaatttctccaatgacaatgtgggga is a genomic window of Mytilus trossulus isolate FHL-02 chromosome 1, PNRI_Mtr1.1.1.hap1, whole genome shotgun sequence containing:
- the LOC134716202 gene encoding caspase-3-like; the encoded protein is MAQLDQSDSVPVTLEEQTSLKQGPMTNGSKQLESVTNSGLSTISKSHLNQDIYPISSGIAVVINNIEFKGDLNLPDRKGSDVDASSLFQRFQELGFDSDLLNDASTEDMNEKFKEIKDDKENLKKTGCLIVALLTHGNEDSVYMTDMSVKIKTIMDEFNATNCPELILKPKVFIFQACRGGGLGRGVNRKVIRDPNQADAGAEYDAYDELYGETIRIPNEADFLAVYSTSDGYGSFRNTEKGSPFVRKLSEELLKMKPTDDFYKILTRVNKSVGMGYKPNFPNAGDVTQMPCFISHLTKELYLKQIH